The following are encoded in a window of Streptomyces sp. SAT1 genomic DNA:
- a CDS encoding ALF repeat-containing protein: MRPTRVILAVAAGALAPALVLTTPSMAASTASTAPVITAATAGSPYDDLGLDDLRVAISRILADPASGKRVIREANALLDSGTVEQMRAWLETGYPLAQAEDDKVALFRILAKPESGKRVVAEVNRLLDGNDAQEIRAWLETGYPLAQAEDDKVALARILAKPESGKRVVAEVNRLLDGNDAQEIRAWLETGYRLAQAEDDRVAIFRVLADPKTSATVRAAAQAALDDNGPEALRHFLETHR; the protein is encoded by the coding sequence ATGAGACCGACTCGCGTGATCCTCGCTGTGGCCGCAGGCGCTCTTGCCCCGGCGCTGGTGCTCACCACACCGTCCATGGCCGCCTCCACCGCCTCCACGGCCCCCGTGATCACCGCCGCGACGGCCGGCTCGCCCTACGACGACCTGGGCCTGGACGACCTTCGGGTGGCGATATCCCGCATCCTCGCCGACCCGGCCAGCGGCAAGCGCGTGATCCGGGAGGCGAACGCGCTGCTCGACAGCGGCACGGTGGAGCAGATGCGCGCCTGGCTGGAGACGGGTTACCCGCTCGCGCAGGCCGAGGACGACAAGGTCGCTCTCTTCAGGATCCTGGCGAAGCCGGAGAGCGGTAAGCGCGTCGTCGCCGAAGTCAACCGGCTTCTCGACGGCAACGATGCCCAGGAGATCCGTGCCTGGCTGGAGACGGGTTACCCGCTCGCGCAGGCCGAGGACGACAAGGTCGCTCTCGCCAGGATTCTGGCGAAGCCGGAGAGCGGTAAGCGCGTCGTCGCCGAAGTCAACCGGCTTCTGGACGGCAACGATGCCCAGGAGATCCGTGCCTGGCTGGAGACGGGCTACCGCCTGGCGCAGGCCGAGGACGACCGGGTCGCCATCTTCCGTGTCCTCGCCGACCCCAAGACCAGCGCCACCGTGCGGGCGGCGGCCCAGGCCGCCCTCGACGACAACGGCCCGGAGGCGCTGCGCCACTTCCTGGAGACGCACCGGTAG
- the gyrA gene encoding DNA gyrase subunit A, translating into MADENTPVTPEEGGDIAMRIEPVGLETEMQRSYLDYAMSVIVSRALPDVRDGLKPVHRRVLYAMYDGGYRPERGFYKCARVVGDVMGNYHPHGDSSIYDALVRLAQPWAMRMPLVDSNGNFGSPGNDPAAAMRYTECKMAPLSMEMVRDIDEETVDFTDNYDGRSQEPTVLPARFPNLLINGSAGIAVGMATNIPPHNLREVAAGAQWCLENPDASHEELLDALIERIKGPDFPTGALVVGRKGIEEAYRTGRGSITMRAVVEVEEIQNRQCLVVTELPYQTNPDNLAQKIADLVKDGKIGGIADVRDETSSRTGQRLVIVLKRDAVAKVVLNNLYKHTDLQTNFGANMLALVDGVPRTLSLDAFIRHWVTHQIEVIVRRTRFRLRKAEERAHILRGLLKALDAIDEVIALIRRSATVDVARGGLMDLLEIDEIQANAILEMQLRRLAALERQKIVQEHDELQAKITEYNAILASPVRQRGIVSEELAAIVEKYGDDRKTKLIPYEGDMSIEDLIAEEDIVVTVTRGGYIKRTKTDDYRAQKRGGKGVRGAKLKEDDIVDHFFVSTTHHWLLFFTNKGRVYRAKAYELPDAGRDARGQHVANLLAFQPDEAIAEILAIRDYEAAPYLVLATKAGLVKKTPLKDYDSPRSGGVIAINLREGQDGADDELIGAELVSADDDLLLISRKAQSIRFTASDDTLRPMGRATSGVKGMSFRESDELLSMNVVRAGTFVFTATDGGYAKRTRVDEYRVQGRGGLGIKAAKIVEDRGSLVGALVVEESDEILAITLSGGVIRTRVSGVRETGRDTMGVQLINLGKRDAVVGIARNAEAGREAEEVDGDVAVDETAEGAATTGTDEGEAPSAE; encoded by the coding sequence ATGGCCGACGAGAACACTCCAGTCACCCCTGAAGAGGGCGGCGACATCGCCATGCGCATCGAGCCCGTCGGGCTCGAGACGGAGATGCAGCGCTCGTACCTCGACTACGCGATGTCCGTCATCGTCTCGCGTGCGCTGCCCGACGTCCGGGACGGTCTCAAGCCCGTCCACCGGCGCGTGCTGTACGCCATGTACGACGGCGGCTACCGCCCCGAGCGCGGCTTCTACAAGTGCGCCCGCGTCGTCGGCGACGTCATGGGCAACTACCACCCGCACGGCGACTCCTCGATCTACGACGCGCTGGTCCGCCTGGCGCAGCCGTGGGCGATGCGGATGCCGCTGGTGGACTCCAACGGCAACTTCGGCTCGCCGGGCAACGACCCGGCGGCGGCCATGCGCTACACCGAGTGCAAGATGGCGCCGCTGTCGATGGAGATGGTCCGCGACATCGACGAGGAGACCGTCGACTTCACGGACAACTACGACGGCCGCTCCCAGGAGCCGACCGTCCTGCCCGCCCGCTTCCCGAACCTGCTGATCAACGGCTCGGCCGGCATCGCGGTCGGCATGGCGACCAACATCCCGCCGCACAACCTGCGCGAGGTCGCCGCCGGTGCCCAGTGGTGCCTGGAGAACCCGGACGCCTCGCACGAGGAGCTGCTCGACGCGCTCATCGAGCGCATCAAGGGCCCGGACTTCCCGACCGGCGCGCTGGTCGTCGGCCGCAAGGGCATCGAGGAGGCGTACCGCACCGGGCGCGGCTCCATCACCATGCGCGCGGTCGTCGAGGTCGAGGAGATCCAGAACCGGCAGTGCCTGGTCGTCACCGAGCTGCCGTACCAGACCAACCCGGACAACCTCGCGCAGAAGATCGCCGACCTGGTGAAGGACGGCAAGATCGGCGGCATCGCGGACGTCCGCGACGAGACCAGCTCGCGCACGGGCCAGCGCCTGGTCATCGTCCTCAAGCGGGACGCGGTCGCCAAGGTCGTCCTGAACAACCTCTACAAGCACACCGACCTCCAGACCAACTTCGGCGCCAACATGCTGGCCCTGGTCGACGGCGTGCCGCGCACCCTCTCGCTGGACGCGTTCATCCGCCACTGGGTGACGCACCAGATCGAGGTCATCGTCCGCAGGACCCGCTTCCGGCTGCGCAAGGCCGAGGAGCGCGCGCACATCCTGCGCGGCCTGCTGAAGGCCCTGGACGCCATCGACGAGGTCATCGCCCTCATCCGGCGCAGCGCGACCGTGGACGTGGCGCGCGGGGGCCTGATGGACCTGCTGGAGATCGACGAGATCCAGGCCAACGCCATCCTGGAGATGCAGCTGCGCCGGCTGGCCGCCCTGGAGCGCCAGAAGATCGTCCAGGAGCACGACGAGCTCCAGGCGAAGATCACCGAGTACAACGCGATCCTGGCCTCCCCGGTCCGCCAGCGCGGCATCGTCAGCGAGGAGCTGGCCGCGATCGTCGAGAAGTACGGCGACGACCGCAAGACCAAGCTCATCCCGTACGAGGGCGACATGTCCATCGAGGACCTGATCGCCGAGGAGGACATCGTCGTCACGGTCACCCGCGGCGGCTACATCAAGCGGACCAAGACCGACGACTACCGCGCCCAGAAGCGCGGCGGCAAGGGCGTGCGCGGCGCGAAGCTCAAGGAAGACGACATCGTCGACCACTTCTTCGTCTCCACCACGCACCACTGGCTGCTGTTCTTCACGAACAAGGGCCGGGTGTACCGGGCGAAGGCGTACGAGCTGCCGGACGCCGGCCGGGACGCGCGCGGCCAGCACGTGGCGAACCTGCTGGCCTTCCAGCCGGACGAGGCCATCGCCGAGATCCTGGCGATCCGCGACTACGAGGCGGCCCCCTACCTGGTGCTCGCCACCAAGGCCGGACTGGTCAAGAAGACGCCTCTGAAGGATTACGATTCGCCTCGCTCGGGCGGCGTCATCGCGATCAACCTGCGCGAGGGCCAGGACGGCGCCGACGACGAGCTGATCGGCGCGGAGCTGGTCTCGGCCGACGACGACCTGCTGCTGATCAGCAGGAAGGCGCAGTCGATCAGGTTCACCGCCTCGGACGACACCCTGCGGCCCATGGGCCGTGCCACCTCGGGTGTGAAGGGCATGAGCTTCCGCGAGAGCGACGAACTGCTGTCGATGAATGTGGTGCGAGCCGGTACGTTCGTGTTCACTGCCACCGACGGCGGGTACGCCAAGCGGACCCGGGTCGACGAGTACCGCGTCCAGGGCCGCGGCGGCCTCGGCATCAAGGCCGCCAAGATCGTGGAGGACCGCGGTTCGCTCGTGGGCGCGCTGGTGGTCGAGGAGAGCGACGAGATCCTCGCCATCACACTCTCGGGCGGAGTGATTCGCACGCGAGTCAGCGGGGTCAGGGAGACGGGCCGTGACACCATGGGCGTCCAACTGATCAACCTGGGCAAGCGCGATGCCGTCGTCGGTATCGCACGTAACGCCGAGGCGGGACGCGAGGCGGAGGAAGTCGACGGCGACGTGGCCGTGGACGAGACCGCCGAGGGTGCCGCGACCACCGGCACGGACGAGGGTGAGGCGCCCTCGGCCGAGTAG
- a CDS encoding serine/threonine-protein kinase, translated as MGEVFAGRYELADPIGRGGVGAVWRAWDHRRRRYVAAKVLQQSDAHSLLRFVREQALRIDHPHVLAPASWAADDDKVLFTMDLVAGGSLVHLVGDYGPLPPRFVCVLLDQLLAGLAAVHSEGVVHRDIKPANILLEATGTARPRLRLSDFGVAMRLGEPRLTETDLVVGTPGYLAPEQMMGADPDFPADLFATGLVALYLLQGARPDTRALVEHFAENGTPGAPQGIPEPLWQVVAGLLEPDPRVRFRTATGARKALASALELLPPPGPDDEPIEIFDQLGPLPPDFGPAGPPPRGPGTPGTLPDAAGLSGGGPLPHGAGRGGSPPRAAEPSGSLPRGAAAGGSPPDVADSGVPLPPAVEPGRPVPRPTPPAGSAPPGSSAPGSNTAGASAAGSGPAVSPTTGPVVQDGAQAPGHASTGPLPPGDGPQHPRQPRKVARSDFSPPDPATPGTGLGLGSGTGPAPGLDTPSFPPPPFPATAPPPPLPTAPSATLPVRPGAAPSAPLPSPPSARRESAALSDTGGFPLAPPHRSGPPVTPAARSSTADDTSTAPYTVETPQEPPRRAREFSRHRAARARRPGPPTAVAITLLLLALACYAVGLWALFRL; from the coding sequence ATGGGTGAGGTCTTCGCCGGCCGGTACGAGCTGGCCGACCCGATCGGACGCGGTGGGGTCGGCGCGGTCTGGCGCGCCTGGGACCACCGCCGGCGCCGGTACGTGGCCGCGAAGGTCCTCCAGCAGAGCGACGCGCACTCCCTGTTGCGCTTCGTGCGGGAACAGGCACTGCGGATCGACCATCCGCATGTGCTCGCACCGGCCAGTTGGGCCGCCGACGACGACAAGGTCCTGTTCACCATGGACCTGGTCGCCGGCGGCTCGCTGGTCCATCTGGTCGGGGACTACGGCCCGCTGCCGCCGCGGTTCGTCTGCGTCCTCCTGGACCAGTTGCTCGCGGGGCTCGCCGCGGTGCACTCGGAGGGCGTCGTGCACCGGGACATCAAGCCCGCGAACATCCTGCTGGAGGCCACCGGCACCGCGCGGCCGCGGCTGCGGCTGTCCGACTTCGGCGTCGCGATGCGGCTGGGCGAGCCCCGGCTGACCGAGACCGACCTGGTCGTGGGGACGCCCGGCTATCTCGCACCCGAGCAGATGATGGGTGCCGACCCGGACTTCCCCGCCGACCTGTTCGCCACCGGCCTGGTCGCCCTCTATCTGCTCCAGGGCGCCAGACCCGACACCCGAGCGCTCGTCGAGCACTTCGCCGAGAACGGGACACCGGGCGCGCCCCAGGGCATCCCCGAGCCGCTGTGGCAGGTCGTGGCCGGCCTGCTGGAGCCGGACCCCCGGGTCAGGTTCCGCACGGCCACCGGAGCCCGCAAGGCCCTCGCCTCGGCCCTCGAACTCCTCCCGCCCCCGGGCCCCGACGACGAACCCATCGAGATCTTCGACCAGCTCGGCCCCCTCCCCCCGGACTTCGGCCCGGCCGGCCCGCCCCCGCGCGGGCCCGGCACTCCCGGGACCCTGCCGGACGCGGCCGGCCTCAGCGGAGGCGGTCCGCTGCCGCACGGGGCGGGACGGGGCGGTTCGCCGCCGCGTGCGGCGGAACCGAGCGGGTCACTGCCGCGCGGGGCGGCGGCAGGCGGTTCACCGCCGGACGTGGCCGACTCGGGCGTACCGCTGCCGCCCGCGGTGGAGCCGGGCCGGCCGGTGCCGCGCCCGACCCCGCCCGCCGGCTCCGCGCCGCCCGGATCGAGCGCGCCCGGATCGAACACGGCCGGAGCAAGCGCGGCCGGATCGGGACCGGCCGTATCCCCGACGACCGGTCCTGTGGTGCAGGACGGCGCCCAGGCGCCCGGACACGCTTCGACCGGGCCGCTGCCTCCTGGGGACGGCCCGCAGCACCCGCGTCAGCCTCGCAAAGTGGCCCGCAGCGACTTCTCACCACCCGATCCCGCCACCCCGGGCACGGGCTTGGGCTTGGGCAGCGGTACCGGCCCTGCTCCCGGCCTCGACACCCCGTCCTTCCCGCCGCCGCCGTTCCCCGCGACCGCTCCACCGCCCCCGTTGCCGACCGCGCCCTCCGCCACCCTCCCCGTGCGCCCCGGCGCCGCCCCCTCGGCTCCCCTCCCTTCCCCTCCCTCCGCGCGGAGGGAGTCCGCTGCCCTGTCGGACACCGGCGGCTTCCCCCTGGCGCCGCCCCACCGCTCCGGCCCTCCGGTAACTCCCGCCGCCCGGTCCTCGACGGCCGACGACACCTCCACAGCGCCCTACACCGTCGAGACCCCGCAGGAACCGCCCCGAAGGGCACGGGAGTTCTCCCGGCACCGCGCCGCCCGCGCCCGGCGCCCCGGGCCGCCCACCGCGGTGGCGATCACGCTGCTCCTGCTCGCGCTGGCCTGCTACGCCGTCGGCCTCTGGGCGCTGTTCCGGCTGTGA
- the gyrB gene encoding DNA topoisomerase (ATP-hydrolyzing) subunit B encodes MLCQKGRFVADSGNPNENIPSTDADAEPSAASLHSEATASYDASAITVLEGLDAVRKRPGMYIGSTGERGLHHLVYEVVDNSVDEALAGHADTIDVTILPDGGVRVVDNGRGIPVGIVPSEGKPALEVVLTVLHAGGKFGGGGYAVSGGLHGVGVSVVNALSSKVSVEVRTDGHRWTQEYKMGVPTAPLAQHEEIEDTGTSVTFWADPDIFETTEYSFETLSRRFQEMAFLNKGLTIRLTDERESAKATTGADEAGADQKDEVKSVTYHYEGGIVDFVKYLNSRKGEVVHPTIIDLEAEDRDKSLSLEVAMQWNGGYSEGVYSFANIIHTHEGGTHEEGFRAALTSLINKYARDKKLLRDKDDNLTGDDIREGLTAIISVKLSEPQFEGQTKTKLGNTEAKTFVQRAVYEHLNDWLDRNPVEAADIIRKGIQAATARVAARKARDLTRRKGLLESASLPGKLSDCQSNDPTKCEIFIVEGDSAGGSAKSGRNPEYQAILPIRGKILNVEKARIDKILQNQEIQALISAFGTGVHEDFDIEKLRYHKIILMADADVDGQHINTLLLTFLFRFMRPLVEAGHVFLSRPPLYKIKWGREDVEYAYSDRERDALLEMGRQRGKRVREDSIQRFKGLGEMNAEELRVTTMDQEHRVLGQVTLDDAAQADDLFSVLMGEDVEARRQFIQRNAKDVRFLDI; translated from the coding sequence GTGCTGTGCCAGAAAGGGCGCTTCGTGGCCGATTCCGGCAACCCCAACGAGAACATCCCGTCCACCGACGCCGACGCCGAGCCGTCGGCCGCCTCTTTGCACAGTGAGGCCACGGCCTCGTACGACGCCAGCGCCATCACCGTCCTCGAGGGTCTGGACGCGGTCCGCAAGCGACCCGGTATGTACATCGGCTCCACCGGTGAGCGCGGTCTGCACCACCTTGTGTACGAGGTCGTCGACAACTCGGTCGACGAGGCGCTGGCCGGGCACGCGGACACCATCGACGTGACGATCCTGCCCGACGGCGGGGTCCGTGTCGTGGACAACGGCCGCGGCATCCCGGTGGGCATCGTCCCCTCCGAGGGCAAGCCGGCCCTGGAGGTCGTGCTCACCGTGCTGCACGCGGGCGGCAAGTTCGGCGGGGGCGGCTACGCGGTCTCCGGCGGTCTGCACGGCGTCGGCGTCTCCGTGGTGAACGCCCTGTCGTCCAAGGTCTCCGTCGAGGTCAGGACCGACGGGCACCGCTGGACCCAGGAATACAAGATGGGCGTCCCCACCGCCCCCCTGGCCCAGCACGAGGAGATCGAGGACACCGGCACCTCGGTCACCTTCTGGGCCGACCCGGACATCTTCGAGACCACCGAGTACTCCTTCGAGACGCTGTCGCGGCGCTTCCAGGAGATGGCCTTCCTCAACAAGGGCCTGACGATCCGGCTGACCGACGAGCGCGAGTCGGCCAAGGCCACCACCGGTGCGGACGAGGCGGGCGCGGACCAGAAGGACGAGGTCAAGTCCGTCACCTACCACTACGAGGGCGGCATCGTCGACTTCGTGAAGTACCTCAACTCCCGCAAGGGAGAGGTGGTGCACCCCACGATCATCGACCTGGAGGCCGAGGACCGGGACAAGAGCCTGTCCCTGGAAGTCGCCATGCAGTGGAACGGCGGCTACAGCGAGGGTGTGTACTCGTTCGCCAACATCATCCACACGCATGAGGGCGGTACGCACGAGGAGGGCTTCCGGGCGGCCCTCACCAGCCTGATCAACAAGTACGCGCGCGACAAGAAGCTGCTGCGCGACAAGGACGACAACCTCACGGGCGACGACATCCGCGAGGGCCTGACCGCGATCATCTCGGTCAAGCTGAGCGAGCCGCAGTTCGAGGGCCAGACGAAGACCAAGCTGGGCAACACCGAGGCGAAGACCTTCGTCCAGCGCGCCGTCTACGAACACCTGAACGACTGGCTGGACCGCAACCCGGTCGAGGCGGCGGACATCATCCGCAAGGGCATCCAGGCGGCCACCGCGCGCGTCGCGGCCCGCAAGGCCCGCGACCTCACCCGCCGCAAGGGCCTGCTGGAGTCCGCCTCACTGCCGGGCAAGCTCTCGGACTGCCAGTCGAACGACCCCACCAAGTGCGAGATCTTCATCGTCGAGGGCGACTCCGCCGGCGGCTCGGCCAAGTCCGGCCGCAACCCGGAGTACCAGGCGATCCTGCCCATCCGTGGCAAGATCCTCAACGTCGAGAAGGCGCGGATCGACAAGATCCTCCAGAACCAGGAGATCCAGGCGCTGATCTCCGCGTTCGGCACGGGTGTGCACGAGGACTTCGACATCGAGAAGCTCCGCTATCACAAGATCATCCTGATGGCGGACGCCGACGTCGACGGCCAGCACATCAACACCCTGCTGCTGACCTTCCTGTTCCGCTTCATGCGGCCGCTGGTCGAGGCCGGCCATGTGTTCCTGTCCCGCCCCCCGCTGTACAAGATCAAGTGGGGCCGGGAGGACGTCGAGTACGCCTACTCCGACCGCGAGCGCGACGCGCTCCTGGAAATGGGCCGCCAGCGCGGCAAGCGGGTGCGCGAGGACTCGATCCAGCGCTTCAAGGGCCTCGGCGAGATGAACGCCGAGGAACTGCGCGTGACCACCATGGACCAGGAGCACCGCGTGCTCGGCCAGGTCACCCTCGACGACGCCGCCCAGGCCGACGACCTGTTCTCGGTCCTGATGGGCGAGGACGTCGAGGCCCGCCGCCAGTTCATCCAGCGCAATGCCAAGGACGTCCGCTTCCTCGACATCTGA
- the recF gene encoding DNA replication/repair protein RecF (All proteins in this family for which functions are known are DNA-binding proteins that assist the filamentation of RecA onto DNA for the initiation of recombination or recombinational repair.): MHVTHLSLADFRSYPRAEVPLDPGVTAFVGPNGQGKTNLVEAVGYLATLGSHRVSSDAPLVRMGAERAVIRAQVRQGERQQLVELELNPGRANRARINRSSQVRPRDVLGIVRTVLFAPEDLALVKGDPGERRRFLDELVTARSPRMAGVRSDYERVLKQRNTLLKSAALARRHGGRTGADLSTLDVWDQHLARAGAELLAQRLDLIATLQPLADKAYEQLAPGGGPVALEYKPSAPGDAHTREDLFAQLMAALAEVRKQEIERGVTLAGPHRDDLVLKLGQLPAKGYASHGESWSYALALRLASYDLLRAEGNEPVLVLDDVFAELDARRRERLAELVAPGEQVLVTAAVDDDVPHVLAGTRFTVSDGAVERV, from the coding sequence ATGCACGTCACGCATCTGTCGCTGGCCGACTTCCGCTCGTACCCCCGGGCGGAGGTCCCGCTGGACCCGGGCGTCACCGCCTTCGTCGGTCCCAACGGCCAGGGCAAGACGAACCTCGTCGAGGCGGTCGGCTACCTCGCCACCCTCGGCAGCCACCGGGTCTCCTCCGACGCCCCCCTCGTCCGCATGGGCGCCGAGCGGGCGGTGATCCGCGCGCAGGTCCGGCAGGGCGAGCGGCAGCAGCTGGTCGAGCTGGAGCTGAATCCCGGCCGCGCCAACCGAGCCCGTATCAACCGTTCCTCGCAGGTCAGACCGCGTGACGTGCTCGGCATCGTGCGGACGGTGCTGTTCGCGCCCGAGGACCTCGCCCTGGTCAAGGGCGACCCCGGTGAGCGCCGCCGCTTCCTCGACGAGCTGGTCACCGCCCGCTCCCCGCGGATGGCGGGCGTCCGCTCCGACTACGAACGGGTCCTCAAGCAGCGCAACACCCTGCTGAAGTCCGCGGCGCTCGCCCGCCGCCACGGCGGGCGGACGGGGGCGGACCTGTCCACCCTGGACGTGTGGGACCAGCACCTCGCGCGCGCGGGCGCCGAACTGCTGGCCCAGCGCCTCGACCTGATCGCCACCCTCCAGCCGCTGGCCGACAAGGCGTACGAGCAGCTGGCGCCCGGCGGCGGACCGGTCGCCCTGGAGTACAAGCCGTCGGCGCCCGGTGACGCGCACACCCGCGAGGACCTGTTCGCGCAGCTCATGGCCGCGCTCGCCGAGGTCCGCAAGCAGGAGATCGAGCGGGGCGTCACCCTGGCCGGCCCGCACCGCGACGATCTGGTGCTCAAGCTCGGACAGCTGCCCGCCAAGGGCTACGCCTCCCACGGGGAGTCCTGGTCCTACGCCCTCGCCCTGCGCCTGGCCTCCTACGACCTGCTGCGCGCCGAGGGCAACGAGCCGGTGCTGGTCCTGGACGACGTCTTCGCCGAGCTGGACGCCCGGCGCCGCGAGCGGCTGGCCGAGCTGGTCGCGCCCGGCGAGCAGGTCCTGGTGACGGCGGCGGTCGACGACGACGTACCGCATGTGCTGGCGGGCACGCGGTTCACCGTGTCGGACGGGGCGGTGGAGCGCGTATGA
- a CDS encoding DLW-39 family protein, with protein sequence MKKLLLVALAAIGGLLVYRQIQADRAEQDLWTEATDSVPTGS encoded by the coding sequence GTGAAGAAGCTTCTCCTGGTCGCACTGGCCGCCATCGGCGGGCTCCTCGTGTACCGCCAGATCCAGGCGGATCGCGCCGAGCAGGATCTGTGGACGGAGGCGACTGACTCCGTGCCCACGGGTTCGTGA
- a CDS encoding DUF6344 domain-containing protein has product MDQLRVKKLWTAIVTAFLALCTALGLVTTTASAATVAPQPETAPKSTTARVPAQTTASRPRAHARSLPPTMKQRIRAEAHGKSPSCRHRPLADAQSLATDPECEPDEPPARPSIPLQR; this is encoded by the coding sequence ATGGACCAGCTCAGGGTCAAGAAGCTGTGGACCGCCATCGTCACCGCCTTCCTCGCGCTCTGCACGGCGCTCGGACTCGTCACCACGACCGCCAGCGCGGCCACGGTCGCTCCGCAGCCCGAGACGGCGCCCAAGAGCACCACGGCGAGGGTGCCGGCCCAGACGACGGCGAGCAGGCCCAGAGCCCATGCCCGGTCCCTGCCCCCCACGATGAAGCAGCGGATCCGCGCCGAGGCGCACGGAAAGTCACCGAGTTGCCGCCACCGCCCGCTCGCGGACGCGCAGTCGCTCGCCACCGACCCGGAATGCGAACCCGACGAACCTCCGGCCCGCCCCAGCATCCCGCTCCAGCGCTGA
- a CDS encoding DUF721 domain-containing protein: MSGGSDPAAGAGKATGAAPPPKASGRPPEPSGVDLARVALRAAKEAARARGDATRQKKQARRGGGLRSGARADGRDPMALGAAINRLITERGWETPAAVGGVMGRWPQIVGADVAKHCVPERYDEDERVLAVRCDSTAWATNLRLLAPNLVARLNEDLGHGAVRLIKVHGPGAGPRRYGPLRAPGSKGPGDTYG; encoded by the coding sequence ATGAGCGGCGGGAGCGATCCGGCGGCCGGTGCCGGGAAGGCCACCGGGGCGGCGCCGCCGCCCAAGGCGTCCGGGCGGCCCCCCGAGCCCTCCGGCGTCGACCTCGCGCGCGTGGCGCTGCGCGCGGCCAAGGAGGCGGCACGCGCGCGGGGGGACGCGACGCGGCAGAAGAAGCAGGCGCGGCGCGGCGGAGGTCTGCGCTCGGGTGCCCGCGCCGACGGCCGGGACCCGATGGCGCTCGGGGCGGCCATCAACCGGCTGATCACCGAGCGCGGCTGGGAGACCCCGGCCGCGGTCGGCGGGGTGATGGGCCGCTGGCCGCAGATCGTGGGCGCGGACGTGGCCAAGCACTGCGTGCCGGAGCGGTACGACGAGGACGAGCGGGTGCTGGCCGTGCGCTGCGACTCGACGGCCTGGGCGACGAACCTGCGGCTGCTCGCGCCGAATCTGGTCGCCCGGCTCAACGAGGACCTCGGGCACGGCGCGGTCCGGCTGATCAAGGTGCACGGGCCCGGTGCGGGGCCCCGCCGCTACGGCCCGCTGCGCGCGCCCGGGAGCAAGGGACCCGGCGACACCTACGGGTGA
- a CDS encoding DUF3566 domain-containing protein, with translation MSGATGAGSSGTSTGTESGGGRGSAARATDSHTTNLNAIKSPATDSHSPTHGSQGGTVTDTRGPQTQGQPGAAQQHAAASPLPGERQPQQHGGPYHPPQAYPAAGADRSGTVRRPRTGARTTPRTRKARLRVAKADPWSVMKVSFLLSIALGICTVVASAVLWMVMNAMGVFSTVGGTISEATGSTESNGFDLQSFLSLPHVLMFAAIIAVIDVVLATALATLGAFIYNLSAGFVGGIELTLAEDE, from the coding sequence GTGAGCGGAGCCACGGGCGCCGGATCGTCCGGTACCTCCACTGGTACGGAATCGGGCGGCGGCCGTGGCTCCGCCGCGCGTGCGACGGACTCGCACACCACCAACCTGAACGCGATCAAGTCGCCCGCGACCGACTCGCACTCTCCCACGCACGGATCCCAGGGGGGAACGGTGACGGACACCAGAGGCCCGCAGACGCAGGGTCAGCCCGGGGCGGCCCAGCAGCACGCTGCGGCCTCCCCGCTGCCCGGGGAGCGGCAGCCGCAGCAGCACGGCGGCCCGTACCACCCGCCCCAGGCCTACCCGGCGGCCGGCGCGGACCGGTCCGGCACCGTGCGCAGGCCGCGCACCGGCGCCAGGACCACCCCGCGCACCCGCAAGGCGCGGCTGCGCGTGGCCAAGGCCGACCCGTGGTCGGTGATGAAGGTCAGCTTCCTGCTCTCCATCGCGCTGGGCATCTGCACCGTCGTGGCCTCGGCCGTGCTGTGGATGGTCATGAACGCGATGGGCGTCTTCTCGACGGTCGGCGGGACCATCTCGGAGGCGACCGGCTCCACCGAGTCGAACGGCTTCGACCTCCAGTCCTTCCTGTCCCTGCCGCACGTCCTGATGTTCGCGGCGATCATCGCGGTCATCGACGTCGTCCTGGCGACGGCGCTGGCGACCCTCGGCGCCTTCATCTACAACCTCTCGGCGGGCTTCGTCGGCGGCATCGAACTGACGCTGGCCGAGGACGAGTGA